A DNA window from Halorubrum sp. DM2 contains the following coding sequences:
- a CDS encoding iron transporter translates to MNRRAFLRAGAVLTGSTALAGCTGLFEVPATGEPSVPEDRPDAIYVPSHIEGMEMSGMGKQGDYAFGLMYSYAHRFWNVNGDSVSKTEIQNDDDVHLMATVWDPETMTVLPETGLSVEIYRDDSLVSQEAIYPMLSQPMGFHYGANFGLDGDGEYTVRLSVGALPTRRSGAFQGRFSEPTTVEIPFEYSQQAKEEIMVKQVEDESGTPGAVDPMEMEMMPSSTAPAENDFPGRVIGSGMSNDAKFVVTVLDTPPAGIDRDGQYVAVSARSRYNRMILPAMGLEGTLSRGGETVYEGEFVRTLDPDLNYHYGAVVTGVEPGDKLLLQTTAQPQTARHEGYETAFGGLMGGMEDVTITAE, encoded by the coding sequence ATGAATCGACGTGCGTTTCTCCGGGCTGGTGCCGTTCTCACCGGATCAACTGCTCTCGCCGGCTGTACAGGACTGTTCGAAGTGCCGGCGACGGGGGAACCGTCAGTCCCGGAAGATCGGCCGGATGCGATCTACGTCCCAAGTCACATTGAGGGAATGGAGATGTCCGGAATGGGCAAGCAGGGCGACTACGCGTTCGGGCTGATGTATAGCTACGCCCACCGCTTCTGGAACGTCAACGGCGACTCAGTTTCGAAGACCGAAATTCAGAACGATGACGACGTTCATCTGATGGCGACTGTATGGGACCCTGAGACGATGACGGTGCTTCCGGAAACCGGACTCTCAGTCGAGATATACCGAGACGACTCGCTGGTCTCGCAAGAAGCTATTTATCCGATGCTCTCACAGCCGATGGGATTTCACTACGGAGCAAACTTCGGACTGGATGGAGACGGGGAATACACAGTCCGTCTGAGCGTCGGCGCTCTCCCTACGCGCCGGTCAGGAGCATTTCAAGGGCGATTCTCCGAGCCAACGACCGTCGAAATCCCGTTTGAGTACAGCCAGCAGGCGAAAGAGGAAATCATGGTCAAGCAGGTGGAAGACGAGTCCGGAACCCCTGGGGCTGTTGACCCGATGGAGATGGAAATGATGCCCAGTTCGACAGCGCCGGCCGAAAACGATTTCCCAGGCAGGGTCATCGGCTCCGGGATGAGCAACGACGCGAAGTTCGTTGTGACCGTCCTTGATACGCCGCCAGCTGGTATTGATCGTGACGGGCAGTACGTCGCCGTGTCCGCACGGTCCCGGTACAATCGAATGATTCTCCCTGCGATGGGACTGGAAGGAACGCTTTCGAGGGGAGGCGAGACAGTTTACGAGGGTGAATTTGTGCGGACGCTCGATCCGGATCTGAACTATCACTACGGCGCAGTTGTTACTGGTGTTGAGCCAGGCGACAAGCTCCTGTTACAAACAACCGCCCAGCCACAGACCGCGAGACACGAGGGATATGAGACGGCCTTTGGCGGCCTTATGGGTGGAATGGAGGATGTGACCATCACTGCCGAATAG